A DNA window from Halorubrum sp. DM2 contains the following coding sequences:
- a CDS encoding NAD(P)-dependent oxidoreductase, with protein sequence MTPLYHDFAGETVVVFGGGSVGSRKARGFGDAARVVVVSPAFDERLRSLADGRGGDGGGNGEGDPAIELVRAAPSPGDVAGWFDRLDPALAVAATDDAAVNAAVESAALDRGVLVNRTDVSGDRDAGSVVVPATVEDDPVTVALSTGGTSPALAKALRERIEAEIDGAGEMARLSGEIREELKSDGIAPEKRREAVRRVVRSRGVWKGLQKGRSYGRQEADTVIEEVLDR encoded by the coding sequence GTGACCCCGCTGTACCACGATTTCGCCGGGGAGACGGTGGTCGTCTTCGGCGGCGGCTCGGTGGGGTCCCGGAAGGCGCGTGGGTTCGGCGACGCCGCGCGCGTCGTCGTCGTCAGCCCGGCGTTCGACGAGCGACTGCGGTCGCTCGCGGACGGGCGGGGCGGAGATGGTGGCGGAAACGGCGAGGGCGACCCGGCGATCGAACTGGTCCGCGCCGCGCCGTCTCCCGGCGACGTCGCGGGGTGGTTCGACCGACTCGACCCGGCGCTCGCGGTCGCCGCGACCGACGACGCGGCCGTCAACGCCGCCGTGGAGTCGGCCGCGCTCGACCGGGGCGTGCTGGTCAACCGGACGGACGTCTCGGGCGACCGCGACGCCGGGAGCGTCGTGGTGCCCGCGACCGTCGAGGACGACCCGGTGACCGTGGCGCTCTCGACGGGCGGAACCAGCCCCGCGCTCGCGAAGGCGCTGCGGGAGCGGATCGAAGCGGAGATCGACGGCGCGGGGGAGATGGCGAGGCTCTCGGGGGAGATCCGCGAGGAGCTGAAATCGGACGGAATCGCGCCCGAGAAGCGCCGCGAAGCGGTCCGGCGCGTCGTCAGATCGCGGGGGGTTTGGAAGGGTTTACAAAAGGGGAGATCTTACGGACGGCAAGAGGCTGACACCGTGATCGAGGAGGTACTCGACCGATGA
- the hemA gene encoding glutamyl-tRNA reductase, with protein MRETGAIAGVSVAHADATVDEIEAAGGDGVRATVSDLLAREGVEEAFAVQTCNRSEAYVVTDRTVDGTTALSTFAPEVRGGAVRRLDHEESLEHLMRVASGLESLVLGEDQIIGQLREAYEESKSAGGIGPVLKDAVTKALHVGERARTETSINEGVVSLGSAAVRLAASEIDLTDGTAVVVGAGEMGTLAARTLDDTPVSEIVVANRTVPNAEFVAEEVDTPAEAVSLADLPAMIPDADLVVTATGSPDLIVHPSYVDDAGRLVCIDIAQPRDVDPAAGAREGVTVYDIDDLEDVTRRTRESREQEAREVESIIDEELARILKAYKRKRADDAISSMYAGADQVKARELDRAMSKLEAQGDLTEAQRETVEDLADALVGQLLAAPTRSLRDAAGEDDWETIRTALRLFDPEFTPEADEAAESDAPDAGIGSPDAIPDSVAEELDD; from the coding sequence ATGAGAGAGACGGGCGCGATCGCCGGCGTGAGCGTCGCCCACGCCGACGCGACCGTCGACGAGATCGAGGCCGCCGGCGGCGACGGCGTCCGCGCGACCGTCTCGGACCTGCTCGCACGCGAGGGCGTCGAGGAGGCGTTCGCGGTACAGACGTGTAACCGCTCGGAGGCGTACGTCGTCACCGACCGCACGGTCGACGGCACGACCGCCCTCTCGACGTTCGCGCCGGAGGTACGCGGCGGCGCGGTCCGCCGGCTCGACCACGAGGAGAGCTTGGAACACCTGATGCGGGTCGCGTCCGGGCTGGAGTCGCTCGTGCTCGGCGAAGACCAGATCATCGGGCAGCTGCGGGAGGCCTACGAGGAGTCGAAGTCCGCCGGCGGCATCGGGCCCGTCCTCAAGGACGCGGTGACGAAGGCGCTCCACGTCGGCGAGCGCGCCCGGACGGAGACGTCGATAAACGAGGGCGTCGTCTCGCTCGGCTCCGCGGCGGTCCGGCTGGCGGCGAGCGAGATCGACCTGACCGACGGGACGGCCGTCGTCGTCGGCGCGGGCGAGATGGGCACGCTGGCGGCCCGCACGCTCGACGACACGCCGGTCTCAGAGATCGTCGTCGCCAACCGCACCGTGCCGAACGCGGAGTTCGTCGCGGAGGAGGTCGACACCCCCGCGGAGGCGGTGTCGCTCGCGGACCTCCCCGCGATGATCCCGGACGCCGACCTCGTCGTCACCGCGACCGGGAGCCCGGACCTGATCGTCCACCCGTCGTACGTCGACGACGCCGGCCGGCTCGTCTGTATCGACATCGCGCAGCCCCGCGATGTCGACCCGGCGGCGGGGGCCCGCGAGGGCGTGACCGTCTACGATATCGACGACCTCGAAGACGTCACCCGGCGGACCCGGGAGAGCCGCGAGCAGGAGGCCCGCGAGGTCGAGTCCATCATCGACGAGGAGTTAGCGCGCATTCTGAAGGCGTACAAGCGTAAGCGCGCCGACGACGCCATCTCGTCGATGTACGCCGGCGCTGATCAGGTGAAGGCGCGCGAGCTCGACCGCGCGATGTCGAAGCTGGAGGCACAAGGCGACCTGACAGAGGCGCAGCGCGAGACGGTCGAGGATCTGGCGGACGCGCTGGTCGGCCAGCTGCTCGCGGCACCGACCCGGTCGCTGCGGGATGCGGCCGGCGAGGACGACTGGGAGACGATCCGGACCGCGCTCCGCCTGTTCGACCCCGAGTTCACGCCCGAGGCAGACGAGGCGGCCGAGTCCGACGCCCCGGACGCGGGGATCGGTTCGCCCGACGCGATCCCAGACTCTGTCGCCGAGGAACTGGACGATTAG
- a CDS encoding Nif3-like dinuclear metal center hexameric protein — translation MELSEYVDRLDERLDTAAYADVDASANGLQVGPDDAEIERVAFAVDAARATIEAAADAGADLLVVHHGLSWGGIERVTGRAHDRIAALIGNDLALYVSHLPLDGHAELGNAAGVAEEVGLTDRGPFGEIGPVTIGTIGETPEPRSAAAIRETLDGFEGQPDGEASPTRVIDFGPDRIERVAVVTGSGADWLDEAVAADADALITGEGKGKLYHEAREAGLTVFLAGHYATETFGVRALESLSSEWGVETTYVSHPTGL, via the coding sequence ATGGAACTCTCCGAGTACGTCGACCGACTCGACGAGCGACTCGACACGGCCGCGTACGCCGATGTCGACGCGAGCGCGAACGGACTTCAGGTGGGGCCGGACGATGCCGAGATCGAGCGCGTCGCCTTCGCGGTCGACGCCGCGCGGGCGACGATCGAGGCCGCCGCGGACGCGGGCGCGGACCTCCTCGTGGTCCACCACGGGCTCTCGTGGGGCGGCATCGAGCGCGTCACCGGACGGGCGCACGACCGGATCGCGGCCCTGATCGGGAACGACCTCGCGCTGTACGTCTCACATCTCCCGCTCGACGGGCACGCCGAGTTGGGCAACGCCGCGGGGGTCGCCGAGGAGGTGGGGCTGACCGACCGCGGGCCCTTCGGCGAGATCGGACCGGTCACGATCGGGACGATCGGCGAGACGCCGGAGCCGCGGTCGGCGGCCGCGATCCGCGAGACGCTCGACGGGTTCGAGGGCCAGCCCGACGGCGAGGCCTCGCCGACGCGCGTGATCGACTTCGGCCCGGACCGGATCGAGCGCGTCGCGGTCGTCACCGGCTCCGGCGCGGACTGGCTCGACGAGGCGGTCGCGGCCGACGCGGACGCGCTGATCACGGGCGAGGGGAAGGGGAAGCTGTACCACGAGGCGCGCGAGGCCGGCCTCACCGTCTTCCTCGCGGGCCACTACGCCACCGAGACGTTCGGCGTCCGGGCGCTGGAGTCGCTGTCGAGCGAGTGGGGCGTCGAGACGACGTACGTCTCGCACCCGACCGGGCTGTAG
- the tgtA gene encoding tRNA guanosine(15) transglycosylase TgtA, with protein sequence MRDHFEIRDHDAAGRIGRLEVPRADVTVETPALLPVVNPNVLTIEPSRLEAEFGAEMLITNSYIIRSTDRIRDRVVDEGLHDFLGFDGAIMTDSGSFQLAEYGDIDVTTEEIIEFQRQIGSDVATPVDVPTPPDADRERAERELATTQRALADAESAETGEMLVNAPVQGSTYADLREEAGRHAAGTDLDVFPVGAMVPLLNSYRYADTVEAVRAAKRGLGPGAPVHLFGAGHPMMLALAVAAGCDLFDSAAYALMARDGRYLTVSGTEHLEDLDYFPCSCPVCAEHTPADLRALDGASGDGDEGDGDEGDGDGGNGDDGPTAERLLAEHNLHVTFEELRRVKEAIRSGTLLELVDRRARGHPAMLDGYRALLDHADELGRTDPGSKDAFFYTSHESARRPEVERHRDRLARLATPERLLLTESKAPSSHDYDAVWRVKPPFGPYPPALAETYPLTAEVPERTDDAAQVAAAESVVALAAANPETALTLGHDAWCELALDRLPDRVETENLRTLG encoded by the coding sequence ATGCGCGATCACTTCGAGATCCGGGACCACGACGCCGCCGGGCGGATCGGCCGGCTGGAGGTCCCGCGCGCCGACGTCACGGTCGAGACGCCGGCGCTCCTGCCCGTGGTCAACCCCAACGTGCTCACGATCGAGCCGTCGCGGCTCGAAGCCGAGTTCGGCGCGGAGATGCTGATCACGAACTCCTACATCATCCGCAGCACCGACCGCATCCGCGACCGCGTCGTCGACGAGGGGCTCCACGACTTCCTCGGGTTCGACGGGGCGATCATGACCGACTCCGGCTCCTTCCAGCTGGCCGAGTACGGCGACATCGACGTGACGACCGAAGAGATAATCGAGTTCCAGCGGCAGATCGGCAGCGACGTGGCGACGCCCGTCGACGTGCCCACGCCGCCCGACGCCGACCGCGAGCGCGCCGAGCGCGAACTGGCGACGACCCAGCGAGCGCTCGCGGACGCGGAGAGCGCGGAGACCGGCGAGATGCTCGTCAACGCGCCGGTTCAGGGGTCGACGTACGCCGACCTCCGCGAGGAGGCGGGCCGACACGCGGCGGGGACCGACCTCGACGTGTTCCCGGTCGGCGCGATGGTCCCGCTGCTCAACTCCTACCGCTACGCCGACACCGTCGAGGCGGTGCGCGCGGCGAAGCGCGGACTCGGGCCGGGCGCGCCGGTCCACCTGTTCGGGGCCGGCCACCCGATGATGCTGGCGCTCGCGGTGGCGGCCGGCTGCGACCTGTTCGACTCGGCCGCCTACGCGCTGATGGCGCGCGACGGCCGCTACCTCACCGTCTCGGGGACGGAGCACCTCGAAGACCTCGACTACTTCCCCTGCTCGTGTCCGGTGTGTGCCGAACACACGCCGGCCGACCTCCGCGCGCTCGACGGAGCCAGCGGTGACGGAGACGAGGGCGACGGAGACGAGGGCGACGGAGACGGCGGCAACGGCGACGACGGGCCGACCGCCGAGCGACTGCTCGCCGAACACAACCTCCACGTCACCTTCGAGGAGCTGCGCCGCGTGAAGGAGGCGATCCGGTCGGGCACACTGCTCGAACTGGTCGACCGCCGCGCCCGCGGCCACCCGGCGATGCTCGACGGCTACCGCGCGCTGCTCGACCACGCCGACGAACTGGGGCGGACCGACCCCGGCTCGAAGGACGCGTTCTTCTACACGTCCCACGAGTCGGCCCGGCGACCGGAGGTCGAGCGGCACCGCGACCGACTGGCTCGGCTGGCGACGCCCGAGCGACTCCTGCTCACCGAGTCGAAGGCCCCTTCCAGCCACGACTACGACGCCGTGTGGCGCGTGAAACCCCCGTTCGGCCCGTACCCGCCCGCGCTCGCCGAGACGTACCCGCTCACCGCCGAGGTGCCCGAACGGACCGACGACGCGGCGCAGGTCGCGGCCGCGGAGAGCGTGGTCGCGCTCGCGGCGGCCAACCCCGAGACCGCCCTCACGCTCGGGCACGACGCGTGGTGTGAGCTCGCGCTCGACCGGCTGCCCGACCGCGTCGAGACGGAGAACCTGCGGACGCTCGGCTGA
- a CDS encoding uS10/mL48 family ribosomal protein: MTFVTKLDFASGDRDVLVETVQELKETLERKGAECKGPHATPSETVTVPLYKNLAPGDEFSPWRYDVYRRSMEIHGADDIARDVVGRDFPDSIHVEVEVDQKKPLGHRRD; this comes from the coding sequence TCGCGTCCGGCGACCGAGACGTGCTCGTCGAGACCGTCCAAGAGCTCAAAGAGACGCTCGAACGCAAAGGCGCTGAGTGTAAGGGACCGCACGCGACCCCCTCGGAGACCGTCACCGTCCCGCTGTACAAGAACCTCGCGCCCGGCGACGAGTTCTCGCCGTGGCGCTACGACGTGTACCGGCGCTCGATGGAGATCCACGGCGCTGACGACATCGCGCGCGACGTCGTCGGCCGCGACTTCCCCGACTCGATCCACGTCGAGGTCGAGGTCGACCAGAAGAAGCCGCTCGGGCACCGCCGCGACTGA